The following proteins are co-located in the Ketogulonicigenium robustum genome:
- the pstC gene encoding phosphate ABC transporter permease subunit PstC: MPLFWTFIVILLIAAAGFWLGRARALQAAGGTARGLHSLPRYYGWNVAIWALIPAFLLILVWLVIQPAYVNHIALQTLGTAADSASSASLLLSDVHRLARDLGRGIAIDPTAVAYDASVAAYTANATGRFWMSVAAIALSVAGAAWAYTRTNPAFRARPRVEAAVRVLLIAAAMIAILTTVGIVIALIFNTIAFFRAYPALDFFFGLTWSPSFGGGSQLGILPLLWGTLYISFIALLVAVPLGLFAAIYLSEYASPKVRALGKPMLEILAGIPTIVYGLFALATVGPLLMQIFGPGGLLGVGWMRGGTAVMTAGLVMGVMIIPFVSSLSDDIINAVPQSLRDGSLGLGATRSETIRQVILPAALPGIAGAILLAASRAIGETMIVVMGAGAAGALSMNPFDAMTTVTAKIVSQLTGDADFSSPEALVAFALGMTLFVITLALNILAMAIVRKYREQYE, from the coding sequence ATGCCTCTCTTCTGGACGTTCATCGTCATTTTATTGATCGCGGCGGCCGGATTTTGGCTTGGCCGCGCGCGCGCGTTGCAGGCGGCTGGCGGTACGGCCCGCGGGCTGCATTCGCTGCCGCGCTATTATGGTTGGAATGTCGCCATCTGGGCGCTGATCCCTGCCTTTTTGCTGATTTTGGTCTGGCTGGTCATCCAGCCCGCCTATGTGAACCATATTGCTTTGCAGACACTGGGCACAGCCGCCGATAGTGCAAGCAGCGCCAGCTTGCTGCTGTCGGATGTGCACCGCCTTGCCCGCGATCTGGGTCGCGGTATCGCAATCGACCCCACTGCAGTCGCCTATGACGCGTCGGTTGCGGCCTACACCGCTAATGCCACGGGCCGCTTTTGGATGAGCGTTGCGGCCATCGCGCTGTCGGTTGCGGGGGCCGCATGGGCCTATACCCGCACGAACCCCGCCTTCCGCGCCCGCCCCCGCGTCGAGGCGGCGGTGCGCGTTTTGCTGATCGCTGCCGCGATGATCGCCATTCTGACCACGGTCGGTATCGTGATCGCGCTGATTTTCAACACGATCGCCTTCTTCCGCGCCTACCCCGCGCTGGACTTCTTCTTCGGCCTGACTTGGAGCCCCTCGTTCGGTGGCGGCTCGCAGCTCGGCATTCTGCCGCTGCTGTGGGGCACGCTTTATATCTCGTTCATCGCGCTGCTGGTGGCCGTGCCGCTGGGCCTTTTCGCGGCGATCTACCTGTCCGAATATGCAAGCCCCAAAGTGCGCGCCCTCGGCAAGCCGATGCTGGAAATTCTGGCCGGCATCCCCACCATCGTTTACGGCCTGTTCGCGCTGGCGACGGTCGGGCCGCTGCTGATGCAGATTTTCGGTCCTGGCGGCTTGCTGGGCGTCGGTTGGATGCGCGGCGGCACCGCCGTGATGACGGCTGGCCTTGTGATGGGGGTGATGATCATCCCATTCGTGTCATCCTTGTCGGACGACATTATCAACGCCGTGCCGCAATCGCTGCGCGACGGCTCGCTGGGTCTGGGCGCGACACGCTCCGAGACGATCCGGCAGGTGATCCTGCCCGCCGCACTGCCGGGTATCGCTGGTGCGATCCTGCTGGCCGCATCCCGCGCGATTGGCGAGACGATGATCGTGGTCATGGGCGCAGGCGCCGCTGGCGCGCTGTCGATGAATCCCTTTGATGCGATGACAACGGTCACCGCGAAAATCGTCAGCCAGCTGACTGGCGATGCCGACTTTTCCTCGCCCGAGGCGCTGGTCGCCTTTGCCCTTGGCATGACGCTGTTCGTCATCACGCTGGCCCTGAACATTCTGGCCATGGCGATCGTGCGCAAATATCGCGAGCAATACGAATGA
- the pstA gene encoding phosphate ABC transporter permease PstA yields the protein MTQNTNHRHGSLLVADGRTKSRNRAEARFRSYGIGALVLACGFLLALLWTIISNGLGGFTQTYVRIQVPLQESVLDPNGNRDPADLARATTLRYGSMLQEAMAATLVADGIETDLPPAALAQILSSSAAATVRNRVLADPTLIGQTETFEVLASSRVDGYLKGRVTRESLARDRNLSPAALDVVDAMQEEGLIQRRFNMDFIFGSDASDARPEQAGIGVAMLGSMYMMLVVLFLALPIGVAASIYLEEFAPQNRLTDLIEVNISNLAAVPSIVFGILGLAVFIQIMHLPQSAPIVGGLVLTLMTLPTIIISTRAALKAVPPSIRDAALGLGASRMQAVFHHVLPLAMPGILTGTILGLAQALGETAPLLLIGMVGFVASNYPSGAVEGFVAPNSAMPAQIYEWAKRADPAFYERAWGGIILLLIFLMLMNILAVLLRRRFERKW from the coding sequence ATGACACAGAACACCAACCACCGCCACGGATCGCTGCTGGTCGCCGACGGCCGCACCAAATCGCGCAACCGCGCCGAGGCCCGCTTCCGCAGCTATGGCATCGGGGCACTGGTGCTGGCCTGCGGGTTCCTGCTGGCCCTGCTGTGGACGATCATCTCGAACGGGCTGGGCGGGTTTACGCAAACCTACGTCCGCATTCAGGTGCCGCTGCAAGAATCGGTGCTTGACCCGAACGGCAACCGAGATCCGGCCGATCTGGCCCGCGCGACCACGTTGCGCTATGGCAGCATGCTGCAAGAGGCGATGGCTGCAACGCTGGTGGCCGACGGGATCGAAACCGACCTGCCCCCTGCCGCCTTGGCACAAATTCTGTCGTCATCTGCGGCCGCAACGGTGCGCAATCGCGTTCTGGCCGACCCCACGCTGATCGGGCAGACCGAGACATTCGAGGTTCTCGCCTCCTCGCGCGTTGACGGCTACCTGAAGGGCCGCGTGACGCGTGAAAGCCTGGCCCGCGACCGCAACCTCAGCCCCGCCGCGCTGGATGTAGTCGACGCCATGCAAGAGGAAGGCCTGATCCAGCGCCGCTTCAACATGGACTTCATCTTCGGGTCGGACGCGTCGGACGCGCGCCCCGAACAGGCGGGTATCGGCGTAGCTATGCTGGGTTCGATGTACATGATGCTGGTGGTGCTGTTTCTGGCCCTGCCGATCGGCGTCGCCGCCTCGATCTACCTAGAGGAATTCGCCCCGCAAAACCGCCTGACTGACCTGATCGAGGTGAACATTTCGAACCTCGCCGCGGTGCCGTCGATTGTTTTCGGGATATTGGGCCTCGCGGTCTTCATCCAGATCATGCACCTGCCCCAGTCGGCGCCCATCGTCGGCGGCTTGGTGCTGACACTGATGACGCTGCCCACGATCATCATCTCGACCCGCGCGGCGCTGAAGGCGGTTCCGCCCTCGATCCGCGATGCGGCACTGGGTCTGGGGGCCTCGCGGATGCAGGCGGTATTCCACCACGTGTTGCCGCTGGCGATGCCAGGTATTCTGACCGGCACCATCTTGGGTTTGGCGCAGGCCTTGGGCGAGACAGCCCCGCTGCTGCTGATCGGGATGGTGGGCTTCGTCGCCTCGAACTACCCCAGCGGTGCGGTCGAGGGTTTTGTCGCCCCGAACTCGGCCATGCCCGCCCAGATCTATGAATGGGCCAAGCGGGCCGACCCCGCCTTCTACGAGCGTGCATGGGGCGGGATCATTCTGCTGCTGATCTTCCTGATGCTGATGAACATTCTTGCAGTGCTGCTGCGCCGCCGCTTCGAGCGGAAGTGGTAA
- the pstB gene encoding phosphate ABC transporter ATP-binding protein PstB codes for MTNAKISARDVQVYYGDTHAIKDVNVDISDRMVTAFIGPSGCGKSTFLRTLNRMNDTIANARVEGQILLDGENIYDPAVDPVQLRAKVGMVFQKPNPFPKSIYDNVAYGPRIHGLAKNKAELDEIVEKALRRGAIWNEVKDRLHSPGTGLSGGQQQRLCIARAVATEPEVLLMDEPCSALDPIATAQVEELIDELRATYSVVIVTHSMQQAARVSQKTAFFHLGNLVEFDDTTKIFTNPEDPRTESYISGRIG; via the coding sequence ATGACGAACGCAAAAATCTCGGCCCGCGACGTGCAGGTCTATTACGGCGACACCCACGCGATCAAAGATGTGAATGTCGATATCTCGGACCGTATGGTCACCGCGTTTATCGGCCCGTCGGGCTGCGGGAAATCGACCTTCCTGCGCACGCTGAATCGCATGAACGACACCATCGCCAATGCGCGCGTGGAAGGCCAAATCCTGCTGGATGGCGAAAACATCTACGATCCCGCTGTGGACCCGGTGCAGCTGCGCGCCAAGGTCGGCATGGTGTTCCAAAAGCCGAACCCCTTTCCCAAGTCGATCTACGATAACGTGGCCTATGGCCCCCGCATCCACGGCCTTGCCAAGAACAAGGCCGAACTGGACGAGATCGTGGAAAAGGCCCTGCGCCGCGGCGCCATCTGGAACGAAGTGAAAGACCGCCTTCATTCCCCCGGAACGGGCCTGTCCGGTGGCCAGCAACAGCGCCTATGCATTGCCCGCGCCGTCGCTACCGAACCCGAAGTGCTGCTGATGGACGAGCCTTGCTCGGCCCTTGATCCCATCGCGACGGCGCAGGTCGAGGAACTGATCGACGAGCTGCGCGCGACCTATTCGGTGGTGATCGTGACCCACTCGATGCAGCAGGCCGCCCGTGTCAGCCAGAAAACCGCCTTCTTCCATTTGGGCAACTTGGTCGAGTTCGACGACACTACCAAGATTTTCACCAACCCCGAAGACCCCCGCACCGAGAGCTACATCTCGGGCCGTATCGGCTAA
- the phoU gene encoding phosphate signaling complex protein PhoU, whose amino-acid sequence MSEQHIVSAYDRDLESIQGLIFKMSGLVEDAIAKSVEALSTRDVELAETVRAADKQIDALEERINDEAARTIALRAPVSKDLRIILSVLRISSSLERIGDYAKNIAKRVPVLAEQRAITESDATLRRMAREVERMLKDTLDAFVQRDATLAQEIITRDSDIDQMYNALFREFFTYMLEDPRNITACMHLHFVAKNLERMGDIVTNIAEQVIYVTTGSRPDEPRPKGDQTPFIGTVD is encoded by the coding sequence ATGAGCGAACAGCACATTGTATCGGCCTATGACCGCGACCTGGAATCAATCCAAGGCCTGATCTTCAAGATGAGCGGTCTGGTCGAGGATGCGATTGCCAAAAGCGTCGAAGCCCTGTCCACCCGCGATGTTGAACTGGCCGAAACGGTGCGCGCCGCCGACAAACAGATCGACGCACTGGAAGAACGCATCAACGACGAAGCCGCCCGCACCATCGCACTGCGCGCGCCCGTGTCGAAAGACCTGCGGATCATCCTGTCGGTGCTGCGGATTTCGTCCAGCCTTGAACGTATCGGCGATTACGCCAAGAACATCGCCAAGCGCGTGCCGGTTCTGGCCGAGCAGCGCGCGATTACCGAATCGGATGCCACGCTGCGCCGCATGGCGCGCGAGGTTGAGCGGATGCTGAAAGACACGCTGGACGCCTTTGTGCAGCGCGATGCGACGCTGGCGCAGGAAATCATCACCCGCGATTCGGACATCGATCAGATGTACAACGCGCTGTTCCGCGAATTTTTCACCTACATGCTGGAAGATCCGCGCAACATCACCGCCTGTATGCACTTGCACTTTGTGGCCAAAAATCTGGAACGCATGGGCGACATCGTCACCAACATCGCCGAACAGGTCATCTACGTGACCACCGGCAGCCGCCCAGACGAGCCGCGCCCCAAGGGCGACCAGACACCCTTCATTGGAACAGTGGATTAA
- the phoB gene encoding phosphate regulon transcriptional regulator PhoB codes for MSSQLPHVLVIEDEPAQREVLAYNFEAEGYRVTTAPNGDSALLQLAEEPPDLIVLDWMLPGVSGIEICRQIKARTETRAIPVIMLSARSEEGDKVRGLETGADDYVTKPYSITELLARARAQLRRTRPTTVGGVLRFEDILLDGETHRVTRDGNELRLGPTEFRLLTTLMERPGRVWSREQLLDRVWGRDIYVDSRTVDVHVGRLRKALMAHGGADPLRTVRGAGYALG; via the coding sequence ATGTCGAGCCAACTTCCCCATGTGCTGGTTATCGAAGACGAACCCGCACAGCGCGAAGTCCTTGCCTATAACTTCGAGGCCGAGGGCTATCGCGTCACCACCGCCCCGAACGGCGACAGCGCCCTGCTGCAGCTGGCCGAGGAGCCGCCAGACCTGATCGTGTTGGACTGGATGCTTCCCGGCGTGTCGGGGATCGAGATCTGCCGCCAGATCAAGGCCCGCACCGAAACCCGCGCCATCCCCGTGATTATGCTGTCTGCACGATCCGAGGAAGGCGACAAGGTGCGCGGCCTTGAAACCGGCGCGGACGACTATGTGACGAAGCCCTATTCGATCACCGAATTGCTGGCGCGTGCACGCGCGCAACTGCGGCGCACCCGCCCCACCACTGTCGGCGGCGTGCTACGATTCGAAGACATCTTGCTGGACGGCGAAACACACCGCGTCACCCGCGACGGCAATGAACTGCGCCTCGGACCGACTGAGTTTCGCCTGCTGACCACACTGATGGAACGCCCCGGCCGCGTATGGTCGCGCGAGCAGCTGCTGGACCGCGTCTGGGGCCGCGATATCTACGTCGATAGCCGCACGGTAGACGTTCATGTCGGCCGCTTGCGTAAGGCGCTGATGGCCCACGGCGGGGCCGATCCGCTGCGCACCGTACGGGGTGCAGGATACGCTTTGGGTTGA
- a CDS encoding glycosyltransferase 61 family protein, whose protein sequence is MVRRTRKKVASIRSRATDILEFKNALIVPPTADSAGKYDSRSGVFREDGTFIAESLTVTGDRHIHGEPALPDEGSYEEGYLPGTHAFGGVFFGHFGHFIAESTGRLWALGEPDLMLDGVVYAPKEKGFSEHAVQRQAGLLAAIGVHTSLTVVDRPTRVERLLIPAQEFGLSPALIRGTPRYVDFMRKCAATVQPEGAELVYISRQGLPVDRGMLLGEQLLVDLLVKEGYRIFQPQRHTLAEQAAQYRAAKKIISVDASPLHFLAYVACPDQKISIIKRRSMDAISNILAHLESFASPDIQVIDHIRADYVNKKYRRIGRTSWSEVGLRAVGEDLLASGMIGSLDGWRDLTAEEIEAQLAIMAIEGESPYTRLPVATHED, encoded by the coding sequence ATGGTCCGTAGAACGCGAAAAAAAGTTGCATCGATTCGGTCGCGTGCAACTGATATTCTTGAATTTAAAAATGCTTTGATCGTTCCGCCGACAGCGGACTCCGCAGGAAAGTATGACTCGAGATCGGGTGTTTTCCGCGAGGATGGAACCTTTATAGCCGAGTCGCTGACCGTGACCGGCGATCGCCATATTCACGGCGAGCCGGCGTTACCGGACGAAGGTTCATACGAAGAAGGCTACCTTCCGGGAACCCATGCCTTTGGCGGGGTTTTCTTCGGTCATTTCGGGCACTTTATTGCGGAATCGACCGGACGCCTTTGGGCTTTGGGCGAACCCGATTTGATGCTCGATGGCGTTGTCTATGCCCCAAAGGAAAAGGGCTTTAGCGAGCACGCTGTTCAACGACAGGCAGGTTTGCTGGCCGCGATTGGCGTTCACACCAGCTTGACAGTTGTCGACCGTCCGACGCGGGTCGAGCGGCTGCTGATCCCGGCGCAAGAATTTGGCTTGTCACCCGCATTGATCCGCGGCACCCCGCGCTATGTAGATTTCATGCGCAAATGTGCTGCTACGGTTCAGCCCGAGGGTGCCGAGCTGGTTTATATCTCGCGCCAGGGTTTGCCCGTCGATCGCGGGATGCTGCTGGGCGAGCAACTCTTGGTCGATTTACTGGTGAAAGAGGGCTACCGGATATTCCAGCCGCAGCGCCACACGCTTGCCGAGCAGGCCGCCCAGTACCGCGCGGCCAAGAAAATTATTTCTGTCGACGCCTCGCCTCTTCACTTTCTGGCCTATGTTGCGTGCCCAGATCAGAAAATTAGCATTATCAAGCGTCGCTCGATGGATGCGATTTCCAACATTCTTGCGCATCTGGAAAGCTTCGCGTCGCCTGACATCCAGGTCATCGATCATATTCGCGCTGACTATGTGAACAAGAAGTACCGCCGCATCGGCCGCACGTCTTGGAGCGAGGTCGGTTTGCGAGCCGTCGGCGAGGATCTTCTGGCGTCGGGCATGATCGGCAGTCTTGACGGCTGGCGGGATCTGACGGCCGAGGAAATCGAAGCACAGTTGGCCATCATGGCAATTGAGGGCGAGTCGCCCTACACGCGCCTGCCTGTGGCCACCCACGAAGATTAA
- a CDS encoding glycosyltransferase family 61 protein, with protein sequence MSENNEKRKKASGPFFFVPGENNKFRFVDNGDGLNPRYVDRAELQSVIAAENPAHNKLLHGFVTNYRDFKSAKRAVELRSFPVVVRNFSFKGRLPKCGGAVLMTGAAALRVRTKILKDMGEEEANHLLMAESEAARSLGLSTIPSISPEEFTAYAELPFVVECRNFYNYYHFTTESLIYLQMYRDFGMSGPIHFVTGGAGELKPYIERAVEDFYPDLFDRIQFLTGSTSYKEAIIPFTTNHLYHFSTAAMLADIEEEAGFSNKLKNGDLRPATIDNYRNIFRNSRDEYIRLHRDAVLTRTFHDESAKLVYVSRKPGAARDRAIVGEDLLLEMLGRYGFKTVLFEEMTPIQQASLVNSADVLISAHGAGFANMLYGKPGAHFIELSHLQTARHRFGDFNMHASASGVFYTHFFADHSIGEDDAVPNLHHEGHAGIALSQLAIDRLELMIVNLTDKESTKTFFTRVGALRKRQDHAAVISLITSDRLRSSACPNALTTLAETYVHAGDIPSAINTYVHLLKIVPYRADLWVAVAKLAAASGDDSAVAWAEAEAEVYKRARWMRWCRTETGAISIMG encoded by the coding sequence GTGAGTGAGAATAACGAGAAAAGGAAGAAAGCCAGCGGGCCGTTCTTCTTCGTGCCGGGCGAAAACAACAAGTTTAGGTTTGTCGACAACGGTGATGGCCTGAACCCGCGTTACGTCGACCGCGCAGAGCTGCAGTCGGTGATTGCTGCCGAAAATCCGGCACATAACAAGTTGCTGCATGGCTTCGTGACGAACTACCGCGACTTCAAATCGGCGAAAAGGGCTGTGGAGTTGCGCAGCTTTCCCGTGGTCGTGCGCAATTTCTCGTTCAAGGGCCGTCTGCCGAAATGCGGCGGGGCGGTGCTGATGACGGGCGCCGCTGCGCTGCGGGTGCGCACCAAGATTCTCAAAGACATGGGCGAGGAGGAAGCAAATCATTTGCTGATGGCCGAATCTGAGGCCGCGCGCAGTTTGGGACTATCTACCATCCCCTCGATCTCGCCCGAGGAATTTACTGCCTACGCCGAACTTCCTTTTGTGGTCGAGTGCCGAAATTTTTATAACTACTACCACTTCACAACGGAATCGTTGATCTATCTGCAGATGTATCGCGATTTCGGCATGTCGGGCCCGATCCATTTCGTGACCGGCGGCGCGGGCGAATTAAAACCTTACATCGAACGGGCGGTTGAGGACTTCTACCCCGATCTGTTCGATAGAATACAGTTTCTTACGGGCAGTACGTCCTATAAAGAAGCCATTATTCCATTCACGACCAATCATCTTTATCATTTTTCGACGGCCGCCATGCTGGCCGATATAGAGGAAGAGGCAGGTTTTTCGAATAAATTGAAAAATGGCGACCTGCGTCCCGCGACCATCGATAATTACCGCAATATCTTCCGCAATAGCCGCGACGAATATATTCGCCTACATCGCGATGCGGTCCTGACGCGCACCTTCCATGACGAGAGCGCGAAGTTGGTCTATGTGTCGCGCAAACCCGGCGCCGCACGTGACCGCGCCATTGTGGGCGAGGATCTGCTGCTGGAAATGCTGGGCCGCTATGGTTTCAAAACGGTCTTGTTCGAGGAGATGACCCCTATCCAGCAAGCCAGCCTTGTTAACTCAGCCGATGTGCTGATCTCGGCCCATGGCGCTGGGTTTGCGAACATGCTCTATGGTAAACCCGGTGCCCATTTTATCGAACTAAGCCACCTGCAGACCGCGCGGCATCGCTTTGGCGATTTCAACATGCACGCCTCTGCCTCTGGCGTGTTCTACACTCACTTTTTCGCCGACCACAGTATCGGTGAAGACGACGCGGTGCCGAACCTCCACCACGAGGGGCACGCGGGTATCGCTCTGTCGCAGCTTGCGATCGACCGGTTGGAGCTGATGATCGTCAACCTGACCGATAAGGAGAGCACAAAGACGTTTTTCACGCGCGTCGGAGCTTTACGTAAGAGGCAGGATCATGCCGCCGTCATTTCGCTGATCACCAGTGATCGTTTGCGGTCATCTGCGTGCCCGAATGCACTGACGACGCTTGCCGAGACCTATGTACATGCAGGTGACATTCCGTCGGCGATTAATACCTATGTTCACCTGTTGAAAATCGTGCCTTACCGGGCTGATCTCTGGGTTGCTGTGGCGAAACTAGCGGCCGCGTCTGGTGACGATAGCGCGGTTGCATGGGCCGAAGCCGAAGCTGAAGTTTACAAGCGGGCACGGTGGATGCGCTGGTGCCGTACAGAAACTGGTGCTATTTCCATAATGGGCTAA
- a CDS encoding glycosyltransferase, with protein sequence MIVAGVCRFSLVGRGDWKAYQGKSAEEVEAIALEQVKMLFTTERMNARLATFEHLTLASLRAQTDQDFIFVVLASKLMPKRFRERLEKICTAVPQVKLQFFGLTAAGEAQKKVFRELGLKFADVLQFRLDDDDCLCADYVEQMKAHTQHLMVADEEPFSATVHGVMYTKVNGPDTVIYNWPVDFFSAGAAVRHSSKSVYDFGHFALGSRFKAIKIAGRLALVTNNGTNDTDYTPDMIRKRRMSVMTPDQVRIAIEVNFGFLGDQGKKLSGITDFLMLSSAQSAMWMSELSMNGGRFVSTDDMMVRYLPRNSDTLIISAAFAVGPFAAVRAEEGVIAGNCRRLGVSALDLVVRRGDTAAYEALRAELQNLKVLQDFKTILLVGIGDGAALAAGLQDLFPAANLLALSPKALAGLALGGHAAGTKAYVIADPKQADAAYIDGLGPARTLVLNARGTGAYSKRFVDYLGLLDDALRGAADGTLAPDWFYRGYRAARANRTYQANLVERIILNGSIRRMQIAKAYFTAIDRNGFAQDLDRHLTGIGAVEPALSDK encoded by the coding sequence ATGATAGTCGCCGGTGTGTGCCGCTTTTCGCTTGTCGGGCGCGGCGATTGGAAGGCCTACCAGGGAAAATCCGCCGAGGAGGTGGAGGCTATCGCGCTCGAGCAAGTCAAAATGCTGTTCACGACCGAACGCATGAATGCGCGCCTTGCCACGTTCGAGCACCTGACACTGGCGTCTTTACGCGCGCAGACCGATCAGGACTTCATCTTTGTCGTGCTGGCGTCAAAGCTGATGCCGAAGCGATTCCGCGAACGGTTGGAGAAGATCTGCACCGCCGTTCCGCAGGTGAAGTTGCAGTTCTTCGGATTGACCGCTGCAGGCGAGGCGCAAAAGAAGGTCTTCCGCGAGTTGGGCCTGAAGTTTGCCGATGTCCTGCAGTTTCGGCTGGACGATGACGACTGCCTCTGCGCCGATTATGTCGAACAGATGAAGGCCCATACGCAGCATCTGATGGTGGCCGACGAGGAGCCCTTTTCGGCCACCGTGCACGGGGTGATGTACACCAAAGTCAACGGGCCGGACACGGTGATCTATAACTGGCCGGTCGACTTCTTCAGTGCGGGCGCCGCGGTGCGGCATTCCAGCAAAAGCGTGTATGATTTCGGCCACTTCGCGCTGGGGTCGCGGTTTAAAGCCATCAAGATCGCGGGGCGTTTGGCGCTGGTGACCAATAACGGTACCAACGACACCGATTACACCCCCGATATGATCCGCAAACGCCGCATGTCGGTGATGACCCCCGATCAGGTCAGAATCGCGATTGAGGTCAACTTCGGTTTTCTAGGTGACCAGGGCAAGAAGCTGTCGGGCATTACCGATTTCCTGATGTTGTCTTCGGCCCAATCCGCCATGTGGATGAGCGAGCTTTCCATGAACGGCGGGCGGTTTGTTTCGACCGACGACATGATGGTGCGCTACCTGCCGCGCAACAGCGACACTCTGATCATATCGGCTGCGTTTGCGGTGGGGCCTTTTGCGGCTGTGCGGGCCGAGGAAGGCGTAATCGCCGGCAACTGCCGCCGTCTGGGTGTTTCGGCGCTGGATCTGGTCGTCCGCCGTGGCGACACGGCAGCGTACGAAGCCCTGCGTGCCGAGCTTCAGAACCTGAAAGTGCTGCAGGATTTCAAGACTATTCTGCTGGTGGGGATTGGCGATGGCGCAGCGCTGGCGGCGGGATTGCAGGACCTGTTTCCGGCTGCAAACCTGCTGGCCCTTTCGCCGAAAGCTTTGGCAGGTCTCGCATTGGGCGGCCATGCGGCGGGCACTAAGGCGTATGTTATCGCTGATCCAAAGCAGGCCGACGCGGCATATATCGATGGGTTGGGCCCCGCGCGTACCCTTGTTTTGAACGCGCGCGGCACCGGCGCCTACAGCAAGCGTTTCGTCGACTATCTGGGCTTGCTCGACGACGCGCTGCGCGGCGCAGCCGACGGAACCTTGGCGCCGGACTGGTTCTATCGCGGGTATCGCGCCGCGCGCGCCAACCGCACGTACCAGGCCAACCTTGTCGAGCGTATCATTCTGAACGGGTCGATCCGGCGGATGCAAATCGCCAAAGCGTATTTCACGGCGATTGACCGCAACGGATTCGCGCAAGATTTGGACCGCCATTTGACGGGCATCGGCGCAGTCGAACCAGCATTATCGGACAAGTGA
- the murA gene encoding UDP-N-acetylglucosamine 1-carboxyvinyltransferase: protein MDHIILRGGQPLRGQIPIAGAKNACLALMPATLLSDEPLTLTNAPRLSDIVTMTQLLESLGTEVSSLQNGKTLVMSSHAMTSVQADYDIVRKMRASNLVLGPLLARHGQAIVSLPGGCAIGARPMDIHITALEALGAEIELKDGYLHAVARNGLRGARVPLRFASVGATENVLMAATLAKGTTIIENAAREPEIVDLADCLRKMGAQIEGDGTSTITIQGVDRLHGATHQVVTDRIELGTYMLAPVIVGGEVECLGGRLALVESFVEHLHAAGIDVTETAHGLKVSCAGDRPRAVNVTTQPFPGFPTDLQAQMMAMLCTADGTSVLEETIFENRFMHAPELIRMGARIEVQGGTATVHGVARMKGAPVMATDLRASVSLILAGLGAEGETIVNRVYHLDRGYEHVEDKLRAVGAQIERVHGS from the coding sequence ATGGACCATATCATTTTGCGGGGTGGCCAGCCCCTGCGCGGCCAAATTCCCATCGCCGGCGCAAAAAACGCCTGCCTTGCGCTGATGCCCGCCACCCTGCTCTCGGACGAGCCGCTGACGCTGACGAACGCGCCGCGCTTGTCGGACATCGTGACGATGACCCAGTTGCTGGAATCCCTCGGCACCGAGGTGAGCAGTCTGCAAAACGGCAAGACTCTGGTGATGTCCTCGCATGCGATGACCTCGGTGCAGGCCGATTATGACATCGTCCGCAAAATGCGCGCCTCGAACCTTGTGCTTGGCCCGCTGTTGGCGCGCCATGGGCAGGCGATTGTTTCCTTGCCGGGCGGCTGCGCCATCGGCGCGCGGCCGATGGATATCCACATCACCGCGCTAGAGGCGCTGGGGGCCGAGATTGAACTGAAAGACGGCTACCTGCACGCTGTCGCCCGCAACGGCCTGCGCGGCGCGCGGGTGCCGCTGCGATTCGCCTCGGTCGGGGCAACGGAAAACGTGCTGATGGCGGCAACGCTGGCCAAGGGCACCACCATCATCGAAAACGCCGCGCGCGAGCCTGAAATCGTCGATCTGGCCGATTGCTTGCGCAAAATGGGCGCGCAGATCGAAGGTGACGGCACATCGACCATCACCATTCAGGGCGTTGACCGCCTGCACGGCGCGACGCACCAAGTCGTCACTGACCGCATCGAATTGGGCACCTATATGCTGGCCCCCGTTATCGTGGGGGGCGAGGTCGAATGCCTTGGCGGACGACTGGCGCTGGTTGAAAGCTTTGTCGAGCACCTGCATGCCGCGGGTATCGATGTGACCGAAACGGCCCACGGCCTGAAGGTCAGCTGCGCAGGCGATCGCCCCCGCGCGGTCAACGTGACCACGCAGCCGTTCCCCGGCTTCCCGACCGACCTGCAAGCCCAGATGATGGCGATGCTGTGCACCGCCGATGGCACGTCGGTGCTGGAAGAAACCATTTTCGAAAACCGCTTCATGCACGCCCCCGAGCTAATCCGCATGGGCGCGCGCATTGAAGTGCAGGGCGGCACCGCCACCGTCCACGGCGTCGCCCGCATGAAGGGCGCTCCCGTGATGGCCACCGACCTACGCGCCTCGGTCAGCTTGATTCTGGCTGGGCTGGGGGCCGAGGGCGAGACAATCGTCAACCGCGTCTACCACCTTGATCGCGGCTACGAACACGTCGAAGATAAGTTGCGGGCCGTGGGCGCGCAGATTGAAAGGGTGCATGGATCATGA